A region from the Anaerolineales bacterium genome encodes:
- a CDS encoding CinA family protein, giving the protein MERQIGESLRRRKLTLATAESCTAGLIAHRITNVPGSSDYFLGGIVAYANKTKIRLLGVSQEVLDRDGAVSEETAREMAQGARRALEADIGVSVTGLAGPGGGTEEKPVGLTFVGVSGSMGTRVERHVWDGDRAANKAQSATAALRLLWDYLEELE; this is encoded by the coding sequence TTGGAAAGGCAAATCGGAGAGAGTTTGCGGCGGCGCAAGTTGACTCTGGCGACGGCCGAATCCTGCACGGCGGGTTTGATCGCGCACCGCATCACCAACGTACCCGGGTCGTCCGATTATTTTTTGGGCGGCATCGTGGCCTACGCCAACAAGACCAAAATACGGCTGCTGGGCGTGAGCCAGGAAGTGCTCGATCGCGACGGCGCGGTCAGCGAAGAAACGGCGCGCGAGATGGCCCAGGGGGCACGCCGGGCGCTGGAGGCCGACATCGGCGTCTCCGTGACGGGGCTCGCCGGTCCGGGCGGCGGTACGGAAGAGAAACCGGTTGGATTGACCTTCGTCGGCGTCAGTGGTTCGATGGGCACGCGTGTGGAACGCCATGTATGGGACGGGGATCGTGCGGCGAACAAGGCGCAGTCCGCCACGGCGGCGCTACGTTTATTGTGGGATTACCTGGAGGAACTGGAATGA
- the xseA gene encoding exodeoxyribonuclease VII large subunit, translating to MEQFSLFGLESQIWTVVDLTRYIRQSLESDYRLGDLWVSGEVSNVSRPSSGHLYFTLKDEQASLRCVMWRSEVSTQTYLPQDGDSIEVHGHISVYEAGGQYQLYADELQKAGEGALYQRFLRLKARLESEGLFDASRKRELPPWPERLGIVTSPTGAALQDVLNVLRRRFPLTTVILAPTPVQGDEAPAGIIGALQALNQYGRVDVILLVRGGGSIEDLWAFNDEGVAQAIAASQVPVVAGIGHASDLVIADLVADVHAPTPSAAAEIATPDRETLAQALHDLLLELGQVFGERLLVLRDKLSRLTRALQLASPRAKIAGARQRVDELSARALAEMRHALALRRSAVKGTLNTLRAVGPESVLSRGYAIVRRAADDKIVRSTHQVAVGDSLNLRLLDGTIGATTDRIEPSPEEEE from the coding sequence GTGGAACAATTCTCGCTCTTTGGCCTGGAATCGCAGATCTGGACCGTCGTCGATCTGACGCGCTACATTCGCCAATCTCTGGAGAGCGACTACCGCCTGGGAGATCTCTGGGTCTCCGGAGAAGTCTCCAACGTATCTCGACCTTCCTCCGGCCACCTCTATTTCACACTCAAAGACGAGCAGGCTTCGCTCCGCTGCGTCATGTGGCGCTCCGAGGTCTCCACACAGACCTATCTTCCGCAGGACGGCGACTCGATCGAAGTCCACGGGCACATCAGCGTCTACGAGGCCGGGGGACAATATCAGCTGTATGCGGACGAACTGCAGAAAGCGGGTGAAGGTGCGTTGTATCAGCGCTTCCTGCGTCTCAAGGCGCGTTTGGAATCCGAAGGCTTGTTCGACGCCTCCCGCAAGCGGGAACTCCCGCCCTGGCCGGAACGGCTGGGGATCGTCACCTCGCCGACGGGCGCAGCGCTGCAGGATGTGCTCAACGTCCTGCGCCGGCGCTTCCCGCTCACGACGGTCATCCTGGCGCCAACCCCCGTCCAGGGAGACGAAGCACCTGCGGGGATCATCGGCGCGCTGCAGGCGTTGAACCAGTACGGACGGGTGGACGTCATCCTGCTCGTGCGCGGCGGAGGCTCGATCGAAGACCTGTGGGCGTTCAACGACGAAGGCGTGGCGCAGGCGATCGCCGCCTCGCAGGTCCCCGTGGTCGCCGGTATCGGACACGCCTCGGATCTCGTCATTGCGGATCTCGTTGCAGACGTGCATGCCCCGACTCCTTCGGCGGCAGCCGAGATAGCAACCCCGGACCGGGAGACTCTGGCCCAGGCGCTGCACGATCTTCTCCTCGAACTCGGGCAAGTCTTTGGCGAGCGGCTTTTGGTTTTGCGTGACAAATTATCCCGTCTCACGCGAGCGCTGCAGCTTGCCTCCCCGCGGGCAAAGATAGCCGGCGCACGGCAGCGGGTGGACGAATTGAGCGCACGCGCGCTGGCCGAAATGCGCCACGCGTTGGCGCTGCGCCGGTCTGCGGTGAAAGGGACGCTGAACACGCTGCGCGCCGTGGGGCCCGAATCCGTGCTGTCCCGAGGCTACGCCATCGTCCGGCGCGCCGCCGACGACAAAATTGTCCGTTCGACGCACCAGGTTGCCGTGGGCGACTCCTTGAATCTGCGCCTGCTCGACGGCACGATCGGCGCCACCACCGACCGCATCGAGCCTTCCCCCGAGGAAGAAGAATAA